One Amaranthus tricolor cultivar Red isolate AtriRed21 chromosome 10, ASM2621246v1, whole genome shotgun sequence genomic window carries:
- the LOC130824838 gene encoding uncharacterized protein LOC130824838 yields MGERTCIRDVATCLDLAPTTVWRLIRRREIKAHSNPLHPYLTDANKARRVEWILSLIQEDTIHHHPMYIGMYDFIHIDEKWFYLTKKTQRVYLAHKEKIPYRAGKSSKFIPKAMFLGAVARPRWNQYGQSTFDGKIGIFPFVSRVAAQRNSINRPRGSIEIKPTDSVTQEVYRSMLIEQLIPAILRKWPSDGPSIIFIQQDNARVHITNDDPIWQQNNRQEGFTFILTQQPPNSPDCNILDLGFFRSIQSLMHKKMPKNMNELIKAMEDAFEELHPKTLTNVWISLQHNLNEILKAKGSNNYVQPHLGKKVQEDNGRLRIQVRVPSQLVRECVRFLNPSTNQQGTQTVNEDAAQHNQQILEAYDEAVEESQR; encoded by the coding sequence ATGGGTGAACGTACATGCATAAGAGATGTTGCAACATGCTTAGACTTGGCACCAACAACGGTTTGGCGATTGATACGAAGGAGGGAGATTAAGGCACATTCAAATCCATTACACCCTTATTTAACGGATGCAAACAAGGCAAGAAGGGTTGAGTGGATTTTAAGTCTCATTCAAGAAGatacaattcatcatcatccaatgtATATAGGTATGTATGACTTTATACATATTGatgaaaaatggttttacttaacCAAGAAGACACAAAGAGTTTATCTAGCACACAAAGAAAAAATTCCATATAGGGCGGGAAAGTcatcaaaattcattccaaaagCCATGTTTTTAGGGGCGGTTGCAAGGCCTAGATGGAATCAATATGGCCAAAGCACATTTGATGGGAAAATCGGAATTTTCCCTTTCGTAAGTAGGGTTgcagcacaaagaaattcaattAACCGTCCAAGGGGGTCTATAGAAATTAAACCAACTGATTCGGTTACTCAGGAAGTTTATAGGAGCATGCTCATAGAACAATTAATTCCAgcaattcttagaaaatggccAAGTGATGGTCCATCCATAATTTTCATccaacaagataatgcaagggTTCACATAACAAATGATGATCCAATTTGGCAACAAAACAACAGGCAAGAGGGCTTTACATTCATTCTAACTCAACAACCACCAAATAGTCCCGATTGTAATATTCtagatttgggtttttttaggaGCATACAATCACTTATGCATAAGAAAATGCCAAAGAACATGAATGAGTTAATAAAAGCAATGGAAGATGCATTCGAAGAGTTACATCCAAAGACTTTAACCAATGTTTGGATTTCATTACAACACAACTTAAATGAAATCCTAAAggctaaagggtctaataacTATGTTCAGCCACACCTAGGGAAGAAAGTTCAAGAAGACAATGGAAGGTTACGAATACAAGTGCGAGTACCATCACAATTGGTTAGGGAATGTGTACGTTTCCTCAACCCAAGCACAAATCAGCAAGGCACACAAACAGTAAATGAAGATGCTGCACAACATAATCAACAAatacttgaagcatatgatgaagCAGTGGAAGAATCTCAAAGATGA
- the LOC130825044 gene encoding uncharacterized protein LOC130825044, giving the protein MAHTKLSTLFRRILVLFLFLFLSSCLSISKAANEIDTQSASSTTINSMIKTMNRLNFFNKNGPLKKTRKLLEADLVQLDYDEAEPNPKHDPKRGRGGGRNP; this is encoded by the exons ATGGCTCATACAAAATTATCGACCTTATTTCGTCGTATTCTtgtccttttccttttccttttcttatcTTCTTGTCTATCGATTTCTAAAGCAGCCAACGAAATCGATACTCAATCTGCTTCGTCTACGACTATCAATTCTATGATTAAAACAATGAATCGGCTGAATTTCTTCAATAAG AATGGGCCTCTAAAGAAAACAAGGAAACTGCTAGAAGCTGATCTAGTGCAGCTGGACTATGATGAGGCTGAACCAAATCCTAAGCATGATCCCAAGAGGGGAAGAGGGGGTGGAAGGAATCCTTGA
- the LOC130824837 gene encoding uncharacterized protein LOC130824837: MEKKGFLVPTFAFFLGAISVVLSILAYVKSIKNNLVEEVCDSHDLSLLQVQDVDRDSDGLCVYPSSPSSALGIVAALFLISEQILISVSTYCFCCCELRCSARCTVISSLLFFVCSWITFVIAFMGLIYTSILNNTTYLAKAYPGKNGEICNVGESMLFLGAALWCVISNFLGLICYAFWVCSVYYNTNNNRPTLPISQYHQDVVVGQPHPLPQTSQPNEQ; the protein is encoded by the exons atggaGAAAAAAGGTTTTTTGGTGCCTACATTTGCTTTTTTTCTTGGTGCAATTTCAGTGGTTTTAAGTATTCTTGCATATGTCAAAAGCATAAAG aataatttaGTCGAAGAAGTATGTGATAGTCATGATTTGTCGTTATTACAG GTTCAAGATGTGGATCGCGACTCAGATGGGTTGTGTGTATATCCAAGTAGTCCATCATCTGCTCTTGGAATAGTGGCTGCTCTATTTCTTATATCTGAACAGATCTTGATTAGTGTTTCTACGTACTGCTTTTGCTGTTGTGAGCTACGTTGTTCTGCTCGTTGCACTGTCATTTCCTCGCTTCTTTTCTTCGTTTGTTCTTG GATAACATTTGTGATAGCATTCATGGGATTAATATATACCTCAATCCTCAACAACACAACGTATCTAGCAAAAGCTTATCCTGGGAAGAATGGTGAAATTTGCAATGTGGGAGAATCTATGTTGTTCCTTGGAGCTGCATTATGGTGCGTAATTAGCAATTTTTTGGGTCTCATATGTTATGCCTTTTGGGTATGTAGTGTTTATTATAACACAAATAATAATCGGCCTACATTACCAATTAGTCAGTATCACCAAGATGTTGTTGTGGGACAACCACATCCGCTGCCACAAACCTCACAacccaatgaacaatga